A genomic region of Kribbella sp. NBC_00382 contains the following coding sequences:
- a CDS encoding ThuA domain-containing protein, which translates to MAGAALLVVNASANREGPTPADQQFGRLVEGFLARGGGLLAVHSSTIAFPGLQSWHQTVGAIWEQGKTFHPPLERTLVRRTEVKHPIADGLGDFWVEDERYTDLLLVDGIEALYEHTHEGVTHPLLWAREVGGGRVVYDALGHDERSYDAPERVELLRRSAGWLRG; encoded by the coding sequence TTGGCAGGGGCCGCGCTGCTTGTGGTCAACGCGAGTGCGAATCGCGAGGGCCCGACGCCGGCTGACCAGCAGTTCGGGCGGCTGGTCGAGGGGTTCCTGGCCAGGGGCGGTGGGCTGCTCGCGGTGCACAGCTCGACGATCGCGTTCCCGGGGCTGCAGAGCTGGCATCAGACGGTCGGGGCGATCTGGGAACAGGGCAAGACGTTCCATCCGCCGTTGGAGCGCACGCTGGTCCGGCGTACTGAGGTGAAGCACCCGATCGCTGACGGGCTGGGCGACTTCTGGGTGGAGGACGAGCGGTACACGGATCTCCTGCTCGTCGATGGGATCGAGGCGCTCTACGAGCACACCCACGAGGGTGTGACGCACCCGTTGCTGTGGGCCCGTGAGGTCGGCGGCGGACGAGTTGTTTACGACGCATTGGGCCATGACGAGCGCTCGTACGACGCCCCAGAACGGGTCGAGTTGCTGCGACGCAGTGCCGGATGGCTGCGTGGGTGA
- a CDS encoding BMP family lipoprotein, producing MKKYVRGLAIVGVLTLAVAACGSKPAENTAGGGDANKDFKACMVSDSGGFDDKSFNQTSYEGFQAAVKAKGLTPVKAESKSDNDYPTNMTAMVAAKCNVIVAVGFKLEDATDKAATANPSIKFAIVDSAPAKPIENIKPLGFNTAQSSFQAGYLAAGMSKSGKVGTFGGVKIPPVTIFMDGFAEGVRYYNKQKSKNVQVLGWDDAKQAGLFTGDFEDKAKGKNTGQNLITQGADIIFPVAGPSGLGGLQAAQATNGKVNAIWVDTDGCVSAAEYCSVLISSVKKGMDVAVQDAITSVVDNKFDNKQFIGTLENGGTALAPFHDFDSKVPAELKTELDQIKADIISGKIVLESKAQPKAS from the coding sequence GTGAAGAAGTACGTGCGGGGACTGGCGATCGTGGGCGTGCTGACGCTCGCCGTCGCCGCTTGTGGCAGCAAGCCGGCTGAGAACACCGCCGGTGGGGGCGACGCCAACAAGGACTTCAAGGCCTGCATGGTCTCCGACTCGGGTGGGTTCGACGACAAGTCGTTCAACCAGACGTCGTACGAAGGTTTCCAGGCCGCCGTCAAGGCGAAGGGGCTGACCCCGGTCAAGGCCGAGTCGAAGTCGGACAACGACTACCCGACCAACATGACCGCGATGGTCGCCGCCAAGTGCAACGTGATCGTCGCCGTCGGCTTCAAGCTGGAGGACGCCACCGACAAGGCGGCCACGGCCAACCCGAGCATCAAGTTCGCGATCGTCGACTCGGCCCCGGCCAAGCCGATCGAGAACATCAAGCCGCTGGGCTTCAACACCGCCCAGTCCAGCTTCCAGGCCGGCTACCTGGCCGCCGGGATGTCCAAGAGCGGCAAGGTCGGCACCTTCGGTGGCGTCAAGATCCCGCCGGTGACCATCTTCATGGACGGTTTCGCCGAGGGCGTGCGCTACTACAACAAGCAGAAGTCGAAGAACGTCCAGGTGCTCGGCTGGGACGACGCCAAGCAGGCCGGTCTGTTCACCGGTGACTTCGAGGACAAGGCCAAGGGCAAGAACACCGGCCAGAACCTGATCACCCAGGGCGCCGACATCATCTTCCCGGTGGCCGGCCCGTCCGGTCTGGGCGGACTGCAGGCAGCTCAGGCGACCAACGGCAAGGTCAACGCCATCTGGGTCGACACCGACGGCTGCGTCAGCGCCGCGGAGTACTGCTCGGTGCTGATCTCCAGCGTCAAGAAGGGCATGGACGTCGCCGTCCAGGACGCGATCACCTCCGTCGTCGACAACAAGTTCGACAACAAGCAGTTCATCGGCACGCTGGAGAACGGCGGCACCGCGCTGGCGCCGTTCCACGACTTCGACAGCAAGGTTCCGGCCGAGCTGAAGACCGAGCTGGACCAGATCAAGGCTGACATCATCAGCGGCAAGATCGTGCTGGAGTCGAAGGCGCAGCCGAAGGCCTCCTGA
- a CDS encoding ABC transporter ATP-binding protein translates to MHLELSGLTKSFGSLVANDQIDLVIEPGEIHCLLGENGAGKSTLMNMLYGLLQPDSGEILIDGEKVAITSPSDAINHGIGMVHQHFMLIPVFTVAENIMLGRENTRGGGVLDRKKADALVTELSERYGFEVDPEALVEDIPVGVQQRVEIIKALTNDAKVLILDEPTAVLTPAEIDELITVMRQLKENGTSIVFITHKLKEVKAIADKITVIRRGKVVGQADPAETEEALAEMMVGRAVDLVVDKEPAQPGDAVLRISGLTVIDERGFTAVDNVDLEVRSGEILAVAGVQGNGQTELAEALLGLTPIAAGSISLDGKDLTGVSTRERLDAGIGYVPEDRGHDGFVGPFSVAENLVLDLFRQEPFGKGLMLHTDEIEKNATARIEEFDIRTQGADQPVSSLSGGNQQKVVLARELSRPLKLLVASQPTRGVDVGSIEFLHTRIVEERDHGTAVLIVSTELDEIAALSDRVAVMYRGKVVGVVPSDTPRDELGLMMAGASRTEAHEVAIENPTTLGTI, encoded by the coding sequence ATGCATCTAGAGCTCTCAGGTCTGACCAAGAGTTTCGGTTCCCTGGTCGCCAACGATCAGATCGACCTGGTGATCGAGCCGGGCGAGATCCACTGCCTGCTCGGTGAGAACGGGGCCGGCAAGTCGACCCTGATGAACATGCTCTACGGGCTGCTCCAGCCCGACTCCGGCGAGATCCTGATCGACGGCGAGAAGGTCGCGATCACCTCGCCGAGCGACGCGATCAACCACGGCATCGGGATGGTCCACCAGCACTTCATGCTGATCCCGGTCTTCACCGTCGCCGAGAACATCATGCTCGGCCGGGAGAACACCCGCGGTGGCGGCGTGCTGGACCGCAAGAAGGCCGACGCGCTGGTCACCGAGCTGTCCGAGCGGTACGGCTTCGAGGTCGACCCCGAGGCGCTGGTCGAGGACATCCCGGTCGGCGTCCAGCAGCGGGTGGAGATCATCAAGGCGCTCACCAACGACGCCAAGGTGCTGATCCTGGACGAGCCGACCGCGGTGCTCACCCCGGCCGAGATCGACGAGCTGATCACCGTGATGCGCCAGCTCAAGGAGAACGGCACCTCGATCGTCTTCATCACCCACAAGCTCAAAGAGGTCAAGGCGATCGCGGACAAGATCACCGTGATCCGCCGCGGCAAGGTGGTCGGCCAGGCCGATCCGGCCGAGACCGAGGAAGCGCTGGCCGAGATGATGGTCGGCCGCGCGGTCGACCTGGTGGTCGACAAGGAGCCCGCCCAACCAGGCGACGCCGTACTCCGGATCAGCGGCCTGACGGTGATCGACGAGCGCGGCTTCACCGCCGTCGACAACGTCGACCTCGAAGTCCGCAGCGGCGAGATCCTCGCGGTGGCCGGTGTCCAGGGCAACGGTCAGACCGAGCTCGCCGAGGCATTGCTCGGGCTGACCCCGATCGCGGCCGGCAGCATCTCGCTGGACGGCAAGGACCTCACCGGGGTCTCCACCCGGGAACGCCTCGACGCCGGCATCGGCTACGTCCCCGAGGACCGCGGCCACGACGGCTTCGTCGGCCCGTTCAGCGTCGCCGAGAACCTGGTCCTCGACCTGTTCCGGCAGGAGCCCTTCGGCAAGGGCCTGATGCTGCACACCGACGAGATCGAGAAGAACGCGACCGCGCGGATCGAGGAGTTCGACATCCGCACCCAGGGCGCCGACCAGCCCGTCTCGTCGCTGTCCGGCGGTAACCAGCAGAAGGTCGTACTGGCCCGGGAGCTGTCCCGGCCGCTGAAGCTGCTGGTCGCCTCGCAGCCCACCCGTGGTGTCGACGTCGGCTCGATCGAGTTCCTGCACACCCGGATCGTCGAGGAACGCGACCACGGCACCGCCGTACTGATCGTCTCCACCGAACTGGACGAGATCGCCGCCCTGTCCGACCGGGTCGCGGTGATGTACCGCGGCAAGGTGGTCGGCGTCGTCCCGTCCGACACGCCCCGCGACGAGCTCGGCCTGATGATGGCCGGCGCCTCCCGGACCGAGGCGCACGAAGTCGCGATCGAGAACCCCACGACGTTGGGAACCATCTAG
- a CDS encoding ABC transporter permease, giving the protein MSIDTTTEPAPVPAEPRPAKPARRPLPGWAVQSLVSLSAIVLALLVGAILIVIGDDGVKTAVGYFGAAPMDTFSAAFSAVGNSYQALATGALGGIDPISESLTQATPLICGGLAVSLAFRTGLFNIGAQGQLIIGAILAGLVGFAWHLPPGIHLIAAILAGLLGGALWGGLVGLLKARTGAHEVIVTIMLNYVAIYLLQWLLTTTTFKRPGREDPISPVVDANAQYPQFGSTRLHLGFILALLAAGFVWWLLNRSTVGFELRAVGANADASRTAGMSVGRAYIIAMVVAGALAGLAGTQQVLGTDLPLTDGVAASVGFDAITVALLGRGTPLGTVLAGLLFGALNAGGLQMQLQTQTPLTLTTVLQAVIVLFVAAPALVRSIFRFLPKERGIGAVLAKGWNG; this is encoded by the coding sequence ATGAGTATCGACACAACTACCGAGCCGGCTCCGGTGCCGGCCGAGCCGCGGCCGGCGAAGCCGGCCCGCCGGCCGCTGCCGGGCTGGGCGGTCCAGAGCCTGGTCTCGCTGAGCGCGATCGTGCTGGCGCTGCTGGTCGGCGCCATCTTGATCGTCATCGGCGACGACGGTGTGAAGACCGCCGTCGGGTACTTCGGCGCCGCGCCGATGGACACCTTCTCGGCAGCCTTCAGTGCCGTCGGCAACTCGTACCAGGCGCTGGCCACCGGCGCGCTGGGCGGCATCGACCCGATCAGCGAGTCGTTGACCCAGGCAACCCCGCTGATCTGCGGCGGCCTGGCGGTCTCGCTGGCGTTCCGGACCGGGCTGTTCAACATCGGCGCCCAGGGCCAGCTGATCATCGGCGCGATCCTGGCCGGCCTGGTCGGCTTCGCCTGGCACCTGCCGCCCGGCATCCACCTGATCGCGGCGATCTTGGCCGGCCTGCTCGGCGGCGCGCTGTGGGGTGGCCTGGTCGGGTTACTCAAGGCCCGCACCGGCGCGCACGAGGTGATCGTCACGATCATGCTCAACTACGTCGCCATCTACCTGCTGCAGTGGTTGCTGACCACAACGACCTTCAAGCGGCCCGGCCGGGAGGACCCGATCAGCCCGGTCGTGGACGCGAACGCGCAGTACCCGCAGTTCGGTAGTACCCGGCTGCACTTGGGCTTCATCCTCGCGTTGCTCGCCGCCGGCTTCGTCTGGTGGCTGCTGAACCGCTCGACGGTCGGCTTCGAGCTGCGCGCCGTCGGCGCCAACGCCGACGCGTCCCGGACGGCGGGCATGTCGGTCGGCCGGGCGTACATCATCGCGATGGTGGTGGCCGGTGCGCTGGCCGGGCTCGCGGGCACCCAGCAGGTGCTCGGCACCGACCTGCCACTCACTGATGGCGTGGCAGCCTCGGTCGGCTTCGACGCCATCACCGTGGCGCTGCTCGGCCGCGGTACGCCGCTCGGCACGGTGCTGGCCGGTCTGCTCTTCGGCGCTCTCAACGCGGGCGGTCTGCAGATGCAGTTGCAGACCCAGACGCCGCTGACCCTGACCACCGTGCTGCAGGCTGTGATCGTGCTCTTCGTCGCCGCCCCGGCGCTGGTGCGCTCGATCTTCCGGTTCCTGCCGAAGGAACGCGGCATCGGAGCCGTCCTCGCGAAAGGCTGGAACGGATGA
- a CDS encoding ABC transporter permease has protein sequence MSSTEIDDRPQDSTAAVAIEAPAERTRRLRVGGLMVVFALIGLGLAIGTKGGKATFQLVSGDLEHNLVGVPAQPVGILLGVLGLLAAVAYVMRRVPTKYAGWLAAVLGVAFIGAFLCWAAAGKTFPLANQFQGTLNFATPLVLGALAGVLCERAGVINIAIEGQFLVGAFTAAVVSSTTGSSVAALIAAALTGVLMAALLAVFSIKYLVNQVVLGVVLVVFASGLTGYLYDQFLQEDAASLNTPHVLSAVKIPVLGDIPFFGPILFHQTVLVYLTYIAVAVVTFVLFQTRWGLRVRAVGEHPKAADTVGIKVKRVRYSAVLWAGILAGLGGAFFTVGYAGSFNKDMTAGNGFIALAALIMGRWHPIGAMVAALFFGFATQLQSQLQIIQTPIPGELLLMAPYLATVIAVAGLVGRVRAPKADGEPYVTE, from the coding sequence ATGAGTTCGACCGAGATCGACGACCGGCCGCAGGACTCGACCGCCGCTGTGGCGATCGAGGCGCCGGCCGAGCGGACCCGCCGGTTGCGGGTCGGTGGCCTGATGGTCGTCTTCGCCCTGATCGGGCTGGGGCTGGCGATCGGCACCAAGGGCGGCAAGGCCACCTTCCAGTTGGTGTCCGGCGATCTGGAGCACAACCTGGTCGGCGTACCGGCGCAACCGGTCGGCATCCTGCTCGGTGTGCTCGGGCTGCTGGCCGCCGTGGCGTACGTGATGCGCCGGGTGCCGACGAAGTACGCGGGCTGGCTGGCCGCGGTACTGGGTGTCGCCTTCATCGGTGCGTTCCTCTGCTGGGCCGCCGCGGGCAAGACCTTCCCGCTGGCCAACCAGTTCCAGGGCACGCTGAACTTCGCCACCCCGCTGGTCCTCGGCGCGCTGGCCGGTGTGCTGTGTGAGCGCGCGGGTGTCATCAACATCGCGATCGAGGGCCAGTTCCTGGTCGGCGCCTTCACGGCGGCTGTCGTCTCCAGTACTACGGGCAGCTCGGTCGCCGCGTTGATCGCGGCCGCCTTGACCGGCGTACTGATGGCCGCGCTGCTGGCCGTGTTCTCCATCAAGTACCTGGTGAACCAGGTGGTGCTCGGTGTCGTCCTGGTGGTCTTCGCCTCCGGCCTCACCGGCTACCTGTACGACCAGTTCCTGCAGGAGGACGCTGCCTCGCTGAACACGCCGCACGTGCTGTCCGCGGTGAAGATCCCGGTGCTCGGCGACATCCCGTTCTTCGGGCCGATCCTGTTCCACCAGACCGTGCTCGTCTACCTGACCTACATCGCGGTCGCCGTGGTCACCTTCGTCCTGTTCCAGACCCGCTGGGGCCTGCGGGTCCGCGCGGTCGGCGAGCACCCGAAGGCGGCCGACACGGTCGGCATCAAGGTCAAGCGGGTCCGGTACTCCGCGGTGCTCTGGGCCGGCATCCTGGCCGGCCTCGGCGGCGCGTTCTTCACCGTCGGGTACGCCGGATCGTTCAACAAGGACATGACCGCGGGCAACGGGTTCATCGCGCTGGCCGCGCTGATCATGGGCCGCTGGCATCCGATCGGCGCGATGGTCGCGGCGCTCTTCTTCGGCTTCGCCACCCAGCTCCAGTCCCAGCTGCAGATCATCCAGACCCCGATCCCCGGCGAATTGTTGCTGATGGCGCCGTACCTGGCCACGGTGATCGCCGTCGCCGGCCTGGTCGGCCGAGTGAGAGCACCCAAGGCGGACGGTGAGCCCTACGTCACCGAATGA
- a CDS encoding cytidine deaminase, whose protein sequence is MSPTSPNEVDWPALRLAAVQAMRRAYAPYSGFPVGAAALVDDGRIIAGCNVENASYGLTLCAECGLVSELHRTGGGRLIAFTCVDHNEQLLTPCGRCRQLLHEHGGPTLLVESATGSRPLRELLPDAFGPERLEE, encoded by the coding sequence GTGAGCCCTACGTCACCGAATGAGGTCGACTGGCCTGCGCTGCGCCTCGCGGCAGTGCAGGCCATGCGCCGCGCCTATGCGCCGTACTCGGGCTTCCCGGTCGGCGCCGCAGCACTGGTCGACGACGGACGAATCATTGCCGGATGCAACGTTGAGAACGCCTCCTACGGCCTCACTCTGTGTGCCGAGTGCGGTTTGGTCTCGGAGTTGCACCGCACCGGTGGCGGCCGGCTGATCGCGTTCACCTGCGTGGACCACAACGAGCAACTGCTCACGCCGTGCGGCCGCTGTCGTCAACTGCTGCACGAGCACGGCGGACCGACCCTGCTGGTCGAGTCCGCCACCGGTAGCCGCCCCCTGCGCGAGCTACTGCCCGACGCGTTCGGGCCGGAACGACTGGAGGAATAG
- a CDS encoding thymidine phosphorylase has translation MVSFDAVDVIRTKRDKGELSDGQIDWVIDAYTKGTVADEQMSSLAMAILLNGMNRREIARWTAAMIASGERMDFAKLSRPTADKHSTGGVGDKITLPLAPLVAACGVAVPQLSGRGLGHTGGTLDKLESIPGWRAALSNDEMMRQLEDVGAVICAAGDGLAPADKKLYALRDVTGTVEAIPLIASSIMSKKIAEGTGALVLDVKVGTGAFMKDLADARELASTMVALGTDAGVKTVALLTDMSTPLGLTAGNALEVRESVEVLAGGGPADVIELTVALAVEMLAAAGVTDVDPAEKLRDGTAMDAWRRMIEAQGGDADAALPIAPEQHVVKATTSGVLSRLDALSVGVAAWRLGAGRARKEDPVSAVAGVELHAKPGDQVTEGQPLLTLHADDSTRFERALESLTDAVTIADSYTPTPLVIDRITA, from the coding sequence ATAGTGTCTTTCGACGCGGTAGACGTCATCCGCACCAAGCGGGACAAGGGCGAGTTGAGCGACGGCCAGATCGACTGGGTGATCGACGCCTACACCAAGGGAACGGTCGCCGACGAGCAGATGTCCTCGCTGGCGATGGCCATCCTCCTGAACGGGATGAACCGCCGCGAGATCGCCCGCTGGACCGCAGCGATGATCGCCTCCGGTGAGCGGATGGACTTCGCCAAGCTGTCCCGGCCGACCGCGGACAAGCACTCCACCGGTGGAGTCGGCGACAAGATCACGTTGCCGCTGGCCCCTTTGGTAGCGGCGTGCGGCGTCGCAGTACCGCAGCTGTCCGGCCGAGGCCTCGGCCACACCGGCGGTACGTTGGACAAGCTCGAGTCGATCCCCGGCTGGCGGGCCGCTCTCTCCAATGACGAGATGATGCGCCAACTCGAGGACGTCGGCGCGGTCATCTGCGCCGCAGGCGACGGCCTGGCCCCCGCCGACAAGAAGCTCTACGCCCTGCGCGACGTCACCGGCACGGTCGAGGCGATCCCGCTGATCGCCAGCTCCATCATGAGTAAGAAGATCGCCGAAGGTACCGGCGCCCTCGTCCTGGACGTGAAGGTCGGCACCGGCGCCTTCATGAAGGACCTGGCCGACGCCCGGGAACTGGCCTCCACCATGGTTGCCCTGGGCACTGATGCCGGAGTGAAGACCGTTGCCCTGCTCACCGACATGTCGACGCCTCTCGGCCTGACCGCCGGAAACGCCTTGGAGGTCAGAGAATCCGTCGAGGTCCTCGCCGGCGGCGGCCCCGCTGACGTCATCGAACTGACTGTCGCTCTGGCAGTCGAAATGCTCGCAGCCGCAGGCGTCACCGACGTCGACCCCGCCGAGAAGCTCCGCGACGGCACCGCCATGGACGCCTGGCGCCGAATGATCGAAGCCCAAGGCGGCGACGCCGACGCGGCTCTCCCCATCGCCCCCGAACAACACGTAGTCAAGGCAACGACCTCCGGCGTCCTCTCCCGCCTGGACGCGCTGTCCGTCGGCGTAGCCGCCTGGCGCCTCGGCGCCGGTCGCGCCCGCAAGGAAGACCCGGTGTCGGCAGTCGCCGGCGTGGAGCTGCACGCCAAGCCAGGCGACCAGGTCACCGAGGGCCAGCCCCTCCTCACCTTGCACGCCGACGATTCAACCCGCTTCGAGCGCGCCCTGGAGTCCCTGACCGACGCGGTCACGATCGCCGACTCCTACACCCCGACCCCGTTGGTGATCGACCGCATCACCGCCTGA
- a CDS encoding M9 family metallopeptidase yields MKTPRLQRLRRQTLVLPLAAVIALTGIALNTGPGQAATTTAPVSAAVAPGPSGPASAGDEPAHATDARLPVNQRPPLPASKHELRRDYDVPAKVTAKPRPSMQDRKAAAATCNVADFTSRTGQALVNQIKASTTDCVNTLFNLTGTDAYNAFREAQMTSVAYALRDNGSSYPGNNSTGTAQLTLYLRAGYYVQWYNPSTVGTYGPTLRTAIQSGLDSFFANSHAFDVSDANGETLAEAITLIDSSAQNARYLSVVKRMLTGYNNSYNTSYWMLSAVNNVYNVLFRGHQVPEFVTAVQADPSVIDTLYSFASSHKDLLSGDQSYLTSNAGRELTRFLQYSALLAKVRPLAKGLLTQTSLQGPTAPLWVGVAELADYYDKANCTYYDICNLQAKLLAVVLPVNHTCSSTLRIRAQEMTAAQLASSCSSLASQDAYFHGIVADPGPVANDRNTSLEVIVYNSSTDYQTYAGAMWGIDTNNGGMYLEGDPAAVGNQARFIAYEAEWLRPTFAIWNLNHEYTHYLDGRFDMAGDFNAGVTTPTIWWIEGFAEYVSYSYRNETYTAAITEAARRTYSLSTLFGTTYSNDTTRIYQWGYLAVRYMLQSHRSDMTTVLNYYRSGNWNAAASYLSSTIGNRYDADWYSWLSACGAGNCGGGGGTTLPECTAADVRVLGKNCQRANRGTTTGNYDYFYINLPAGTAQLQIATSGGTGNCDLYYNKSTWATTTAYTQRSTATGNAESITVTNPPAGYSYISLSGTTGCNGVTVSSRY; encoded by the coding sequence ATGAAAACCCCACGGCTCCAACGATTACGGCGACAGACCCTGGTACTCCCCCTCGCCGCCGTCATCGCCCTGACCGGCATCGCCCTCAACACCGGTCCGGGACAAGCAGCAACAACCACAGCTCCAGTCAGCGCGGCAGTCGCTCCCGGACCCAGCGGCCCAGCGTCAGCGGGCGACGAGCCGGCACACGCGACCGATGCGAGGCTGCCGGTCAACCAGCGGCCGCCGCTGCCCGCCTCGAAGCACGAACTGCGGCGCGACTACGACGTACCGGCAAAGGTCACCGCCAAGCCCCGGCCGTCCATGCAAGACCGCAAAGCCGCAGCGGCGACCTGCAACGTCGCAGACTTCACCAGCCGCACCGGCCAAGCTCTGGTGAACCAGATCAAGGCGTCGACGACCGATTGCGTGAACACGCTGTTCAACCTGACCGGCACGGATGCGTACAACGCATTCCGCGAGGCTCAGATGACCAGCGTCGCGTACGCCCTGCGGGACAACGGCTCCAGCTACCCCGGCAACAATTCGACCGGTACCGCCCAACTGACCCTGTACCTCCGCGCCGGCTACTACGTGCAGTGGTACAACCCGTCGACCGTCGGCACCTACGGCCCGACGCTGCGTACCGCGATCCAGTCGGGCCTGGACTCCTTCTTCGCCAACTCGCACGCCTTCGACGTCAGCGATGCCAACGGCGAGACCCTCGCCGAGGCGATCACGCTGATCGACAGCTCGGCGCAGAACGCCCGCTACCTGTCCGTCGTGAAGCGAATGCTGACCGGCTACAACAACTCGTACAACACGTCGTACTGGATGCTCAGCGCGGTCAACAACGTCTACAACGTCTTGTTCCGTGGGCACCAGGTGCCGGAGTTCGTGACGGCAGTACAGGCCGACCCGAGCGTCATCGACACCCTGTACTCCTTCGCGTCCAGCCACAAGGATCTGCTGTCCGGCGACCAGAGCTACCTGACCTCGAACGCCGGTCGTGAACTCACCCGGTTCCTCCAGTACTCCGCCCTGCTGGCCAAAGTGCGTCCGCTCGCGAAGGGCCTGCTCACGCAGACGTCGTTGCAGGGCCCGACCGCACCGCTGTGGGTCGGCGTCGCCGAGCTGGCCGATTACTACGACAAGGCCAACTGCACGTACTACGACATCTGCAACCTGCAAGCCAAGCTGCTCGCGGTGGTGCTGCCGGTCAACCACACCTGCAGCTCGACCCTGCGCATCCGGGCCCAGGAGATGACCGCCGCCCAGCTCGCGTCGAGCTGCAGCAGCCTGGCCAGCCAGGATGCCTACTTCCATGGCATCGTCGCCGACCCCGGCCCGGTCGCCAACGACCGCAACACCAGCCTGGAGGTGATCGTCTACAACTCCAGTACCGACTATCAGACCTACGCCGGGGCGATGTGGGGCATCGACACGAACAACGGCGGGATGTACCTCGAGGGCGACCCGGCCGCGGTCGGCAACCAGGCCCGCTTCATCGCCTACGAGGCCGAGTGGCTGCGCCCGACCTTCGCGATCTGGAACCTCAACCACGAGTACACCCACTACCTCGACGGTCGCTTCGACATGGCCGGCGACTTCAACGCCGGGGTCACCACCCCAACGATCTGGTGGATCGAGGGGTTCGCCGAGTACGTGTCCTACTCCTACCGCAACGAGACCTACACCGCGGCGATCACCGAGGCTGCCCGGCGTACGTACTCGCTCAGCACGCTGTTCGGTACCACCTACAGCAACGACACCACGCGGATCTACCAGTGGGGCTACCTGGCCGTGCGCTACATGCTGCAGTCACATCGCAGCGACATGACCACCGTCCTGAACTACTACCGGTCGGGCAACTGGAACGCCGCAGCCAGCTACCTCAGCTCCACCATCGGCAACCGGTACGACGCTGACTGGTACAGCTGGCTGTCCGCGTGCGGGGCCGGGAACTGTGGCGGCGGAGGCGGTACGACCTTGCCCGAGTGCACCGCCGCCGATGTCCGTGTCCTGGGCAAGAACTGCCAACGCGCCAACCGGGGCACGACCACCGGCAACTACGACTACTTCTACATCAACCTGCCGGCCGGCACGGCGCAGCTGCAGATCGCCACCAGCGGCGGTACCGGCAACTGTGATCTCTACTACAACAAGAGCACCTGGGCGACCACCACCGCCTATACCCAACGGTCGACCGCCACCGGCAACGCCGAGTCGATCACGGTCACCAATCCGCCCGCGGGCTACAGCTACATCAGCCTCTCCGGCACAACCGGCTGCAACGGCGTCACTGTCAGCAGCCGCTACTGA
- a CDS encoding LysR family transcriptional regulator, with protein sequence MDPEIRHLRAICAIAEAGSVTRAAARLGISQPALTGLLQRFERSLGGQLFERARTGVRPTPLGERALQRARLVLADIDSFAGDLTLAAAAGPALLHMGTAHMECVGTIVERVQSALSPVELTVQVDPSAISLAQSLAHHRSDLAVIGMSDDHDVPLAPDLAQRTILPRLPFFIALTSSHPLAAREEINLAELANESWISPPGADDGSLASLRAACRRAGFTPKIRYEAPSGGGRQLVQSGRAVQLVEPTSAGAPGLSIRRLTGDPLRGRLILAWRRPRLTEDQIESTYLAIATSYTDHALRSPTYAPWWKTHPEVHPRTS encoded by the coding sequence ATGGATCCCGAGATCCGCCACCTGCGGGCGATTTGTGCGATCGCCGAGGCGGGCAGCGTGACACGAGCCGCCGCACGACTCGGGATCTCCCAGCCGGCGCTGACCGGCCTCCTGCAGCGCTTCGAACGCTCGCTCGGCGGCCAACTGTTCGAACGCGCCCGTACCGGCGTACGGCCCACTCCACTGGGGGAACGCGCCCTGCAACGCGCTCGCCTGGTACTGGCCGACATCGACTCCTTCGCCGGCGACCTCACCCTGGCCGCCGCTGCCGGGCCGGCTTTGCTGCACATGGGTACCGCGCACATGGAATGCGTAGGCACCATCGTCGAGCGCGTCCAGTCAGCCCTGTCCCCGGTAGAGCTCACCGTCCAGGTCGACCCATCCGCCATCAGCCTCGCCCAGTCGCTGGCACACCACCGTTCCGACTTGGCCGTGATCGGCATGAGCGACGACCACGACGTCCCACTCGCGCCCGACCTAGCCCAGCGCACAATCCTTCCCCGCCTGCCGTTCTTCATCGCTCTGACCTCGAGCCACCCGCTGGCCGCCCGCGAGGAGATCAACCTCGCCGAACTGGCCAACGAATCCTGGATCAGCCCACCCGGCGCCGACGACGGCTCTCTAGCCTCCCTCCGCGCCGCCTGCCGCCGAGCCGGCTTCACCCCCAAGATCCGCTACGAAGCCCCCAGCGGCGGCGGCCGCCAACTAGTCCAATCCGGCCGAGCCGTCCAACTAGTCGAACCCACCTCCGCAGGCGCCCCCGGCCTATCCATCCGCCGCCTAACCGGCGACCCCCTACGCGGCCGCCTGATCCTGGCCTGGCGCCGCCCCCGCCTAACCGAAGACCAAATCGAATCCACCTACCTGGCCATAGCCACGTCCTACACCGACCACGCCCTCCGCAGCCCCACCTACGCCCCCTGGTGGAAAACCCACCCCGAAGTCCACCCCAGAACGAGTTGA